The segment TGTTATATGTCAAGGATGAATTGGTTAAAGACTTAGCATCTACTTGTAAATTTACTTTGATTGGGAAATTCATTTACACCATGCCAAAAGTTGATCTGATTAGGAAGAATTTCATACTTCAAACTCAATTGTCAGGTGGTGTCAAAATTGCTATTTTAATTCTAGGCATGTGTACATAGACTTGGATAATGAATTAGATTATAATATGGTATGGACTAAGCAAAGAATGACTATAGCTGGCCAAGTTATGAGAATCCAAGCATGGACACCAACTTTCAAACCTGAGGAAGAAACACCCTTGGTGCCCATTTGGATCTCCTTACCTGAACTACCTTGGCATTGCTACAACAAAGAGTTTATCACCACTTTACTGTCCCCTATAGGTAGAGTATTATACCTTGATTCTGCCTCTATTAATAAAACAAGAGGGAGCCAAGCTAGAGTTAAAGTGCAGGTAGATTTAACTAAAGAAAGACCCCCTCACATTTGGATGGGGTACATAGGGGAAGATATAACAGATGGGAGGTGGCAAAAGATTGAATATGATAGTATTCCTGATTACTGTTATTACTACAAGCATCAAGGGCATAAAGAA is part of the Solanum lycopersicum chromosome 1, SLM_r2.1 genome and harbors:
- the LOC138343058 gene encoding uncharacterized protein, which codes for MTIAGQVMRIQAWTPTFKPEEETPLVPIWISLPELPWHCYNKEFITTLLSPIGRVLYLDSASINKTRGSQARVKVQVDLTKERPPHIWMGYIGEDITDGRWQKIEYDSIPDYCYYYKHQGHKEMNCMVKQRDEDNKKRKEMEKKPRKDTAQIVNAELQINKEKDNGRSDAEYNQQRHHQVDNQHQVIQEEWQTQKKEW